TCATCACTGACTTTTCAGCTGAAATGCCAAGCCTATGTATTGAATCACAGGTCACGTGAAATGAGTGAGTTATCGTGCGCGTGATCTGTACGGTACGGTGTAAAGCTTGTTCGCACCTTGGACCTCGACCTTCAATTACCTTCATATAGTTCTCCGAGAACTTGAGAACGGCTCTCCACTCTGGGCCTCAATCAGGCCGACAGTTGCCAATATACGAATCACAGCCGGAGCCACCTGTTTCTGACTGACGCGAAGTCCGAGACCGCGTTACGACAACATGGCATCTAGGCTTGTCGTATACAGCACTCCAGTATCCATAAACTCTTCGTTGCTGAAGCATCAACCAGATGCAGTACCATCTATTGATGAACTGGAGCGACTTCAAGCGGAACTTATACAAGCCAAGCAGAGTGCTTTAGAACGAGGCCGTAAAGCGGAAGAGGATATTAGGACAATCAAAGAATCCGTGCGTCGGATTacggagagagagaaggggaAATATAAAGCAGTTGATGAAGTAAAAAGGGAACGCGACTGTTAGTATGCCTCATTTTATCAGGATGAAGATTCTAATTTTTCGGTTTGCATACATCTGCCACATTCATATTGTTATGTGCTCTACATACACTTGATCTACCATCGGATACTATTCCCTTTCCGGTTTCCCTACTACTTCGGGCACTCTTCATACTCCTAATTCATTTCTGTCGACGGGCGTCTATTTCAACTCGATACGTCTTTTGGACGTTCATAGACACACCTTTACCCGAAGCCGACGACATTAAACCTTCAAGTGCATTTCATGGCAGTTCACTCAAATCGCGCCACTCGCATCCTACCAATGCACTACCAACATCTTCCTCCAGGTCGTCTGTAGATCCACGTCGGTCGTAAGTGCCGAGTTCCCATGCAATTTTCCCAAAGTTGACCTCTTTCCAGAGCTGCTGATGAActaaaaaagaagaagaaaaagcgGAAAAGGGAAGGAGGGGACAGTGATGTTGAACCAGGTAATGCAAATGGATGTTTTATTTAGTACTAAGCTTATATGTACACAGATATACAGAGGCCTCGGAAACTATCACCACCATTGGTTCATGCCACAAACCATCCACCACCGGCAAAGGTGCCCAAACCCTCTGTCTTGTCCACGGTGCCACATAATAAGGTAAAATTTCTTGAGATACTTCTCTCCAATGCGAATTTTAACCTGCGCACGTAAGAACGTCTCTGGACCTGACTTTTCAGTTCCCCCAACGCAACAACTCCTACCGCCTCGACCACCGATACCCCCTCCTCCAATACCCGGCCCCAGCAAACCTATCGAAGTTACTGAAGATTTCAGCAAAGCTAAAGTGCCCGCACAAATACTTGTATCAACATTCTACACCAGCATTGAACCGTATATTCGTAATATTAAGGAGGAAGATGTGGGATTCCTAGAGTACACCGGGGACGAGGTCGAACCTTTCGTTATGCCGAAATTAGGGAGACATTACCTTGATGTCTGGGAGGATCAGGATCAGGGGATTCTACCTGCGTCGTCTATACTTGTCGAGCCACAGATTGCACCTCCGAGTACATTTGCAGCACCGACTCCGAAATGGGATCCTTCTACGCTATCAGAACCTGATTTGGTgggagaagagaaggggCACGGCCCTTTGACGGAGAGGGTGATCAGCGCGTTGCTACCGATCCCAGACGTGATAAACCAGTGGAAGggagtgaaagcagctgagGATGCGATGGAAGGCCGACCCGGTGGCAGTGGTGCTGCCGCTGCAAGACGAGAGCGTTTAAACGTCACAGACCTCGAGGCGAGAATCAGAGATACGATGAGATATCATGGGTTGATAGATGCTGTTGTAAGATCACTGACTGTTTATCTCTTTTTAAAAATTCTCATGGCTAATTCTTCTTTAGCCTGATTTCACAGAAAAGGTCGATGATCCTATTGCGACGGCTCTTCGGGAAGCACAGCGAGAGTTGAGACAAGTTCTGGCAACGAACAAAGCCCGGAAGGCTCGCTTGG
This Psilocybe cubensis strain MGC-MH-2018 chromosome 3, whole genome shotgun sequence DNA region includes the following protein-coding sequences:
- a CDS encoding Chromatin-remodeling complexes subunit ngg1 yields the protein MASRLVVYSTPVSINSSLLKHQPDAVPSIDELERLQAELIQAKQSALERGRKAEEDIRTIKESVRRITEREKGKYKAVDEVKRERDYTPLPEADDIKPSSAFHGSSLKSRHSHPTNALPTSSSRSSVDPRRSAADELKKKKKKRKREGGDSDVEPDIQRPRKLSPPLVHATNHPPPAKVPKPSVLSTVPHNKNVSGPDFSVPPTQQLLPPRPPIPPPPIPGPSKPIEVTEDFSKAKVPAQILVSTFYTSIEPYIRNIKEEDVGFLEYTGDEVEPFVMPKLGRHYLDVWEDQDQGILPASSILVEPQIAPPSTFAAPTPKWDPSTLSEPDLVGEEKGHGPLTERVISALLPIPDVINQWKGVKAAEDAMEGRPGGSGAAAARRERLNVTDLEARIRDTMRYHGLIDAVPDFTEKVDDPIATALREAQRELRQVLATNKARKARLAAIARDRLGYQEYLELRDSIDKNITTLYAKLQKKDAPKANKKKKKPLQGAAAAAAANAAANAAKAAKGSVAPEDQPLTLAPCPAALGLTPDEDSFLTVNDQLKQLVETRRQWVDTVGSIFDQKEAENPGRIYGLPKESIYLGIEEEVNAMMPPEPPKASSSSNVTINGASGQSAPSGGPNGMVQNGYTGGISRSNGSFTVNSSHKGKERAKNDAMDIG